A window of the Desulforapulum autotrophicum HRM2 genome harbors these coding sequences:
- a CDS encoding extracellular solute-binding protein, with amino-acid sequence MKITKQVCLVAVIWMFLLSSGCTDSDSSTHKKAGDPPKVPSVQPATAVPRPTLPSGIHWETNDHDPVFASPLAVKGGTFHTALLSFPRTFRLVGPDSNGSFAGPLRANNLSLINIHPNTGHIIPELATHWAFDPDKKTMYFKLNPLARWSDNVPVTAADYVYTLEFMRSPHIIAPFYNDYYTREIESVVVYDDYTIAVKSTKAMPELYLRLGISPTPRHFFGTLDDTFVEGFNWRIIPNTGPYQISEFKKGKRVRFERKKQWWAKDLRYFKNRFNLDAVVFNVIRDYNMIWEYFKKGEIDVFDLTMPKYWYDRADTRVFNRGYAKKIWFFNDTPVSAMGMWLNQDKEIFADPRVRMAFAHAMNVDKVIKEVLRGDYYRLAQAFMGYGEYTNNDIRPRAFNIDKVESLMTEAGWQRGPDGIWQKQGRRFSIEVTYGFDEHTPRLVVLKEEALKAGVELVLQKLDSTAAFKKFLEKKHEVAWMGWSTNLRPSYWQGWHSDNAHKTQTNNITNTDDPELDRLIDQYRSSLSETERKSLSRTIQQKIHDQAAFVPTFMVPYVRQGFWRWLQLPESHGTRVSGSLFDPFDSTYGGLFWFDKTLYDTTRAAMKDGRSFEPETIMDRTFKPEALN; translated from the coding sequence ATGAAGATAACAAAACAGGTATGTCTTGTAGCCGTCATTTGGATGTTTCTGCTGTCGTCGGGGTGTACCGACAGCGACAGCAGCACTCATAAAAAAGCGGGTGACCCACCAAAGGTCCCTTCAGTGCAGCCGGCAACGGCCGTCCCACGTCCGACCCTTCCTTCGGGCATCCATTGGGAGACCAACGACCATGATCCTGTTTTTGCATCCCCCCTGGCCGTCAAGGGCGGCACCTTTCATACGGCCCTTTTAAGCTTTCCCAGGACCTTCCGCCTTGTGGGACCCGATTCCAACGGCAGCTTTGCAGGCCCCCTTCGTGCCAACAACCTTTCCCTGATTAACATTCATCCCAACACGGGTCATATTATTCCCGAGCTTGCCACCCACTGGGCCTTTGATCCTGACAAAAAGACCATGTACTTTAAGCTCAACCCCCTGGCCAGGTGGTCCGATAACGTTCCGGTCACGGCCGCAGATTATGTCTATACCCTGGAATTCATGCGTTCGCCCCACATCATTGCTCCTTTTTACAATGATTACTACACAAGGGAAATTGAATCCGTGGTGGTATATGACGATTATACCATTGCCGTTAAAAGCACCAAGGCCATGCCAGAACTCTACCTTCGCCTGGGTATTTCTCCTACGCCCAGGCACTTTTTTGGCACCCTTGATGATACCTTTGTCGAAGGTTTCAACTGGCGCATCATTCCCAACACCGGCCCCTATCAGATTTCAGAATTTAAAAAGGGAAAGCGTGTCCGGTTTGAACGCAAAAAACAGTGGTGGGCAAAGGATTTGAGATACTTTAAGAACCGCTTTAACCTCGACGCCGTCGTATTCAACGTCATCAGGGACTATAACATGATCTGGGAGTATTTTAAAAAAGGTGAGATCGATGTCTTTGACCTGACCATGCCCAAGTACTGGTACGACAGGGCCGACACCCGGGTTTTCAACCGCGGATACGCTAAAAAGATCTGGTTTTTCAACGACACCCCGGTTTCGGCCATGGGTATGTGGCTCAACCAGGACAAGGAGATCTTTGCCGACCCCAGGGTCAGGATGGCCTTTGCCCATGCCATGAATGTGGACAAGGTTATCAAAGAGGTTCTCAGGGGTGATTATTACAGGCTTGCCCAGGCGTTCATGGGGTATGGTGAGTATACCAACAACGATATCCGGCCCAGGGCGTTCAACATCGATAAGGTCGAGTCCCTCATGACTGAGGCTGGCTGGCAAAGAGGGCCGGACGGCATATGGCAGAAGCAGGGCCGGCGATTTTCCATTGAGGTGACCTACGGGTTTGACGAGCATACCCCGAGGCTTGTGGTGTTAAAGGAGGAGGCCCTCAAGGCGGGCGTTGAACTGGTGCTCCAGAAGCTTGACAGCACAGCCGCGTTCAAGAAATTCCTTGAGAAAAAGCATGAGGTGGCCTGGATGGGGTGGTCCACCAATCTTCGTCCCTCCTATTGGCAGGGATGGCATTCGGACAATGCCCACAAGACCCAGACCAACAACATCACCAACACGGACGATCCAGAACTTGACCGGCTGATTGATCAATACCGTTCAAGTCTGAGTGAGACGGAACGAAAGTCCCTTTCCCGGACCATCCAGCAGAAGATCCACGACCAGGCCGCCTTTGTTCCCACCTTCATGGTTCCCTACGTTCGCCAGGGATTCTGGCGATGGCTGCAGCTTCCCGAATCCCACGGCACCCGTGTCTCAGGGTCATTGTTTGATCCTTTTGACTCAACCTATGGCGGTCTTTTCTGGTTTGACAAGACCCTGTACGATACAACCCGCGCGGCCATGAAAGATGGCCGATCATTTGAGCCTGAAACCATCATGGATCGAACCTTTAAACCCGAGGCACTCAATTGA
- a CDS encoding rhomboid family intramembrane serine protease: protein MIPIRDTTPSESVPVVIYGLIALNTLVFLVTLGLSPGEVTQFVYRYGLVPAKFTVPEISAWFSLPSLLFSTVSYMFLHGGLWHFVGNMWFLYIFGDNVENYFGSLRFVGFYFLSGLASALLHFMLNPMSNVPTIGASGSIAGVMGAYFLLYPRSKILTLIPIIIIPWFVEIPAFLFLGFWFLMQFFNAAGGGSSGIAWWAHVGGFVAGMVMVKMSPRIPATGAGARLKKVTARKRTPQLQVIHPIPLGQTPDLSGEIVISSLEALTGTHKIVNIPWGFYKRLYRVQVPAGVKQGTKLRLGGMGRVNGVTERGDMYLTVVIKNVI, encoded by the coding sequence ATGATTCCCATTCGGGATACCACCCCTTCTGAGAGTGTTCCCGTTGTTATATATGGCCTCATTGCCCTCAATACCCTTGTGTTTCTGGTGACCCTGGGGTTGTCCCCGGGGGAAGTCACCCAGTTTGTCTACCGGTATGGGCTTGTCCCTGCCAAGTTCACCGTGCCTGAGATCTCGGCCTGGTTTTCCCTGCCCTCCCTTTTATTCTCAACGGTATCCTACATGTTCCTCCACGGCGGCCTGTGGCACTTTGTCGGCAATATGTGGTTTCTCTACATCTTTGGGGACAATGTGGAAAATTATTTCGGCTCCCTGCGGTTCGTGGGATTTTATTTTCTGAGCGGTCTTGCCTCGGCCCTTCTTCACTTTATGCTCAACCCCATGTCCAACGTTCCCACCATTGGTGCAAGCGGCAGTATTGCAGGGGTGATGGGGGCCTATTTTCTTCTGTATCCCCGGTCAAAGATCCTGACCCTTATTCCCATCATCATCATCCCCTGGTTTGTAGAGATTCCGGCCTTTCTCTTTCTGGGATTCTGGTTTCTCATGCAGTTTTTCAACGCAGCCGGGGGAGGAAGTTCCGGAATTGCCTGGTGGGCCCATGTGGGCGGGTTTGTGGCCGGCATGGTGATGGTGAAAATGAGCCCCAGAATACCTGCCACAGGTGCCGGGGCAAGATTGAAAAAGGTGACAGCAAGAAAACGGACTCCCCAGCTCCAGGTCATTCATCCAATACCCCTGGGGCAGACCCCGGATCTTTCCGGTGAAATCGTGATTTCCTCGCTGGAAGCATTGACAGGTACGCACAAGATTGTGAACATCCCCTGGGGGTTTTATAAGCGCCTCTACCGGGTCCAGGTGCCAGCCGGGGTAAAGCAGGGCACAAAGCTCAGGCTTGGGGGCATGGGAAGGGTGAACGGTGTAACGGAAAGGGGGGATATGTACCTTACGGTTGTGATCAAAAATGTTATTTAA
- a CDS encoding ABC transporter ATP-binding protein: MISRPILTVKDLVVSFTVEGNITVAVDGVGFELFPGQTLGVVGESGCGKSVTALSIMGLLPRPAGRIESGSIEFMGQDLVTLQRTAMHQIRGKKISMIFQEPMTALNPVHRIGKQINEVYLLHFPEMSAMERNNQAAGMLTKVGIADPEKVLRAYPHQISGGMRQRVMIAMALCAEPDILIADEPTTALDVTVQAQILDLIKTLQKEMSMAVMLITHDLGVIAENCDNAVVMYGGQVAEIASVAQLFSSPSHPYTRGLLTSIPGLASTPKTILPTIDGMVPSLEDMPQGCRFSTRCPFVFEPCNESAPRLARVGPAHFSACYYLEAK, from the coding sequence TTGATATCCAGGCCGATTTTAACTGTTAAAGACCTTGTGGTCTCGTTTACCGTGGAGGGGAACATCACTGTGGCCGTTGACGGGGTGGGATTTGAGCTTTTCCCCGGGCAAACCCTCGGGGTGGTGGGGGAATCGGGCTGTGGAAAGAGCGTCACAGCCCTGTCAATCATGGGGCTTCTTCCCCGTCCTGCAGGCAGGATTGAATCCGGGAGTATTGAATTCATGGGGCAGGATCTGGTGACCCTTCAACGGACCGCCATGCACCAGATCCGGGGGAAAAAAATCTCCATGATTTTTCAGGAGCCCATGACCGCCCTGAATCCCGTGCACAGGATCGGTAAACAAATCAATGAGGTGTACCTTCTCCATTTCCCGGAGATGTCGGCAATGGAAAGAAACAATCAGGCCGCCGGGATGTTGACAAAGGTTGGCATTGCAGATCCGGAAAAGGTGCTCAGGGCCTACCCCCATCAAATTTCAGGGGGAATGCGCCAGCGGGTGATGATCGCCATGGCGCTTTGTGCAGAGCCGGACATCCTGATTGCCGATGAACCCACAACGGCCCTGGATGTCACGGTTCAGGCCCAGATCCTGGATCTGATTAAAACCCTGCAAAAGGAGATGTCCATGGCCGTGATGCTCATCACCCATGACCTTGGTGTCATAGCCGAAAATTGTGATAATGCCGTTGTAATGTATGGGGGACAGGTTGCTGAAATCGCTTCTGTGGCCCAGCTGTTTTCAAGCCCCAGCCACCCCTACACCCGGGGGCTTTTAACATCCATCCCAGGGCTTGCCTCAACCCCGAAAACCATCCTTCCCACCATTGACGGCATGGTCCCTTCCCTTGAGGATATGCCCCAGGGGTGCCGATTCAGCACCCGCTGCCCCTTTGTGTTTGAACCGTGCAACGAATCAGCACCCAGGCTTGCCAGGGTCGGCCCCGCCCATTTTTCCGCCTGCTATTACCTGGAGGCGAAATAA
- a CDS encoding motility protein A, protein MDIASLLGIASGIFLIVGAIFLGGDIHNFINIPGLMIVGGGSLATTLLTFQFRDVFAAFKAAYFVFSKEKEDPNEAVAIMISLCQISRRQGLLELSKIETDSGFLKKACGLIADGSSNDVIRNALITEIESLKMRHFIVQDVFRKMGIYSPAFGMLGTLIGLVQMLSNLQEPSQIGPAMATALLTTFYGSLMSTMFFLPIAGKLKARTILEVINLEIMLEGSISILDNNNPVILYEKLSSFISARLRKPMKEMVGR, encoded by the coding sequence ATGGATATTGCATCTCTTCTGGGTATTGCCTCTGGAATTTTTCTGATTGTCGGCGCAATCTTTCTCGGCGGTGACATCCACAACTTCATCAACATTCCAGGCCTCATGATCGTTGGCGGCGGGAGCCTTGCAACCACCCTTTTAACCTTTCAATTCAGGGATGTTTTTGCCGCCTTTAAGGCAGCCTATTTTGTCTTTTCCAAGGAAAAGGAAGACCCCAACGAAGCCGTTGCAATCATGATCAGCCTTTGCCAGATTTCAAGACGCCAGGGGCTGTTGGAACTTTCAAAGATCGAGACAGACTCAGGATTCCTTAAAAAAGCCTGTGGACTCATTGCAGACGGCTCATCCAACGACGTGATCCGCAATGCCCTGATTACCGAAATTGAATCGTTAAAGATGCGCCACTTCATCGTCCAGGACGTATTCAGAAAAATGGGAATCTATTCTCCGGCCTTTGGTATGCTGGGGACCCTCATCGGTCTTGTGCAGATGCTCAGTAACCTCCAGGAGCCTTCCCAGATCGGCCCTGCAATGGCAACGGCTCTGTTGACCACATTCTACGGATCGTTGATGTCCACCATGTTCTTTCTTCCCATAGCCGGGAAACTCAAGGCAAGAACCATTCTTGAGGTGATCAACCTTGAGATCATGTTAGAAGGGTCCATCTCCATACTTGACAACAACAACCCTGTCATCCTGTATGAAAAACTGAGTTCGTTCATATCTGCACGGCTTCGAAAACCCATGAAAGAGATGGTGGGGAGATAA
- a CDS encoding putative molybdenum carrier protein yields the protein MLKKIISGGQTGADRAALDTAIKFNIAHGGWVPFGRCAEDGVLPDRYLMQEMPTDSYPKRTEQNVKDAQATLIITRGPLTGGSLLTKKLALRHKKPCTHINLATIDEFEAAVILNSFLLDYTVEILNVAGPRASNDPGIYRDVKAILETMIYMQLMETGPEDLKGEEFILLERKASSVAKTVEGAVGFLVKDLNLRTRSLIANSRDANIAALYFSMADYLKVKLALDAGNKALLDDCARIEGKESLDIEDAAMVILKKLKGRLERDHVLRVVP from the coding sequence ATGCTAAAAAAAATAATTTCAGGCGGCCAGACAGGGGCTGACAGAGCAGCCCTTGACACGGCTATTAAATTCAACATCGCCCATGGCGGGTGGGTCCCTTTTGGCCGATGCGCCGAGGATGGGGTCCTGCCCGATCGTTACCTCATGCAGGAGATGCCAACGGACAGTTATCCGAAACGGACGGAGCAGAATGTCAAGGACGCCCAGGCCACCCTCATCATCACCCGGGGGCCCCTCACGGGCGGATCGCTTTTGACCAAAAAACTTGCCCTTCGCCACAAAAAACCCTGCACCCACATCAACCTTGCCACCATTGACGAATTTGAGGCGGCCGTGATCCTTAACTCCTTTCTCCTGGATTACACGGTTGAAATTCTCAACGTGGCAGGCCCCAGGGCCAGTAATGATCCTGGTATCTACAGGGATGTAAAGGCAATCCTTGAAACCATGATCTATATGCAGCTCATGGAAACCGGACCCGAAGATCTCAAGGGTGAAGAGTTTATCCTGCTTGAGAGAAAGGCATCATCCGTTGCAAAAACAGTGGAAGGGGCGGTTGGTTTCCTTGTCAAGGACCTTAACCTTCGCACCCGATCGTTGATTGCCAACTCAAGGGATGCCAACATTGCTGCCCTCTATTTCTCCATGGCCGACTACCTGAAGGTCAAGCTCGCCCTTGATGCAGGCAACAAGGCTCTCCTAGACGATTGTGCCCGCATTGAGGGCAAGGAGAGCCTTGACATTGAAGATGCGGCCATGGTGATTTTAAAGAAGCTCAAGGGCCGACTTGAAAGGGATCACGTACTGAGGGTTGTTCCATGA
- a CDS encoding PilZ domain-containing protein, with translation MLIHETPDKRDTFRYTFALPRPPVIQFLNTTVELIDISAGGVSFKNHGFNPGDRDRITLHLGDEEIRFKYKLCIVIVIVSIDAHKICHCLFEAPDVDQTEAIHRFLLLKQKKDIRESLHPR, from the coding sequence ATGCTGATCCATGAAACACCGGACAAGCGCGATACCTTCCGGTACACCTTTGCTTTACCCCGCCCACCGGTCATACAGTTTCTCAACACAACGGTTGAACTCATTGACATCAGCGCTGGCGGGGTTTCGTTCAAAAACCATGGATTTAACCCAGGAGACAGGGACAGGATCACACTGCACCTGGGGGACGAGGAGATCAGGTTTAAATATAAGCTTTGCATTGTTATTGTGATCGTATCCATTGACGCACACAAAATCTGTCACTGTCTGTTTGAAGCACCCGACGTCGACCAGACCGAAGCCATTCACCGTTTTCTACTGCTCAAGCAGAAAAAAGATATCCGGGAGAGCCTTCACCCCAGATGA
- a CDS encoding OmpA/MotB family protein, which yields MPRRTITNSLVSTDDEAGWLVTYADLMTLLLVFFILLFSLSNIDRERYKAAIETVKLKINLQKDPIGMIEFMEIPDALNTKITIEDITGLRSRQATLIRDVNRFIVNREAPDTIKTHVLDGKVIVTINGQTLFDSGSANLKQGATAILDRIVAVVFEYPEYSINIKGYTDDIPIETAQFPSNWELSAIRATTVLKHLIQKGINPKRLTATGYADMEPLVPNTSDTNRAINRRVEFVLEKKATPY from the coding sequence ATGCCAAGGAGAACCATAACCAATTCCCTGGTCTCCACCGACGACGAAGCAGGATGGCTCGTCACCTATGCGGACCTCATGACCCTGCTTCTGGTTTTTTTCATACTGCTCTTTTCCCTGTCAAACATTGACCGGGAACGATACAAGGCCGCCATTGAGACAGTTAAGCTTAAAATCAACCTGCAAAAAGACCCCATTGGCATGATCGAATTCATGGAAATCCCGGACGCCCTGAACACAAAGATCACCATCGAAGATATCACAGGCCTTCGATCACGGCAAGCAACCCTCATCCGGGACGTGAACCGGTTTATTGTCAACAGGGAAGCGCCTGACACAATCAAGACCCATGTGCTTGACGGAAAAGTCATCGTCACCATCAACGGCCAGACCCTGTTTGATTCAGGATCGGCAAACCTCAAACAGGGCGCCACTGCCATTCTTGACCGAATCGTGGCCGTGGTGTTTGAGTATCCTGAATACAGTATAAATATTAAAGGTTACACCGACGACATCCCCATTGAAACGGCACAATTTCCATCCAACTGGGAGCTTTCTGCAATCCGGGCCACAACGGTGCTTAAACATCTGATTCAAAAAGGAATCAATCCCAAACGGCTTACCGCCACTGGCTATGCAGACATGGAACCCCTTGTGCCAAACACGTCTGATACCAACAGGGCCATCAACAGGAGGGTGGAATTTGTTCTGGAAAAAAAGGCGACCCCATACTGA
- a CDS encoding ABC transporter ATP-binding protein produces MVLSSQSPILSVDNVKKYFPVVGGVFLRQQGWVHAVDRVSLEVHAGETLGLVGESGCGKTTLGRCIMGLYPITSGAIRFKGQDLSGLDRSAQRRMRLKMQMIFQDPFESLNQRHTVRQILGEKYWIHKKREPNLDQTLARLLETVGLGPRALERFPHEFSGGQRQRIGIARAISLGPELIVCDEPVSALDVSVQSQILNLLLTLQKQMGLTYLFISHDLSVVRHVSDRIAVMYLGRIVEMADRDDLFSNPSHPYTRALLSAIPVADPSMVRQRTILKGEIPSPENPPKGCRFHTRCPEVMAVCKQEEPRLQLIDQAGNNHFAACHLLQDLAFLKK; encoded by the coding sequence ATGGTCCTTTCTTCTCAATCACCGATCCTCAGCGTGGATAATGTCAAGAAATACTTTCCCGTGGTCGGTGGTGTCTTTTTAAGGCAACAAGGGTGGGTTCATGCCGTTGACCGTGTGAGCCTTGAGGTTCATGCGGGTGAAACCCTGGGGCTTGTGGGGGAATCGGGCTGCGGAAAAACCACCCTTGGGCGGTGCATCATGGGGTTATATCCCATCACTTCTGGTGCCATACGGTTCAAGGGACAGGATCTTTCAGGTCTTGACCGGTCTGCCCAACGACGCATGCGTCTTAAGATGCAGATGATTTTCCAGGATCCCTTTGAATCTTTGAACCAGCGCCACACGGTCCGACAGATCCTTGGGGAAAAATATTGGATACACAAAAAACGAGAACCAAACCTTGACCAGACCCTTGCCCGGTTGCTTGAAACCGTGGGCCTGGGGCCCAGAGCCCTTGAGCGGTTTCCCCATGAATTTTCCGGCGGTCAACGCCAGCGGATTGGTATTGCCCGGGCCATAAGCCTTGGGCCTGAACTCATTGTATGCGATGAGCCCGTGTCGGCCCTTGATGTTTCTGTTCAGTCCCAGATTCTCAACCTGCTGTTGACGCTCCAGAAACAGATGGGGCTGACCTATCTGTTTATCTCCCACGATCTGTCGGTTGTAAGGCATGTGTCGGACCGGATTGCCGTTATGTACCTTGGGCGCATCGTTGAAATGGCAGACAGGGACGATCTTTTTTCCAATCCCTCCCACCCCTACACCCGGGCGCTTCTTTCTGCCATTCCCGTTGCCGACCCGTCCATGGTACGCCAGAGAACCATACTCAAAGGTGAAATCCCCTCTCCTGAAAATCCGCCCAAGGGGTGCCGTTTCCATACCCGCTGTCCGGAAGTGATGGCTGTGTGCAAACAAGAAGAACCCAGGTTGCAGTTGATCGATCAGGCAGGGAACAACCATTTTGCCGCCTGTCATCTGCTCCAGGACTTGGCTTTTTTAAAAAAATAA